A stretch of the Musa acuminata AAA Group cultivar baxijiao chromosome BXJ2-7, Cavendish_Baxijiao_AAA, whole genome shotgun sequence genome encodes the following:
- the LOC135617242 gene encoding uncharacterized protein LOC135617242, with translation MGEPILTTLSMEDNHHRRHHPPSTLLSMDPAGSLGIAVSARDDCDHELSIIQQRQQSVLSGPPDINLPLSVDRSPPQQPWNPDALDMLDVGLGPQIYDPEPVLNLPKAGAVGGAAVSRKCAKRGDSIWGAWFFFNFYFKPVLAEKSKGKVVRDANGVSGFDKSDLRLDVFLVQHDMENMYMWAFKERPENVLGKMQLRSYMNGHSRLGEPQFPFSVDKGFVRSHRMQRKQYRGLSNPQCVHGIEIVRLPNLSMVSEADRKKWMELTGRDQNFLIPPEASDFESWRNLPSTDFELERPPPPSKSASHPSSRKLPNGSGLNLSTQPSNHAGGDCMDLSPVCSKRRKDFFAHAVNEDGCMSGTPYLDRPQDIEVHPAEPSWVNEFTGVMRHACGPVTAAKTIYEDKDGYLIMVSLPFSDQQRVKVSWKNNLTHGIVKISCVSTARMPYIKRHDRTFKLTDRSPEHCPPGEFVREIPLATRIPEDAKLEAYYDESGTVLEIMVPKHSVGPEEHEVRVCMRPPHLGANELLLT, from the coding sequence ATGGGCGAACCCATACTCACCACCCTGTCCATGGAAGATAATCACCACCGCCGCCACCACCCTCCCTCCACCCTCCTCTCCATGGACCCCGCTGGCTCGCTGGGGATCGCCGTCTCCGCCCGCGACGACTGCGACCATGAGCTCTCCATCATCCAGCAGCGCCAGCAGAGCGTCCTCTCCGGCCCGCCTGACATCAATCTCCCGCTCTCGGTCGACAGGTCCCCTCCGCAGCAGCCCTGGAACCCTGACGCTTTGGACATGTTGGACGTCGGTCTCGGGCCTCAGATCTATGACCCCGAACCGGTCCTCAACCTCCCCAAGGCCGGTGCCGTTGGTGGCGCCGCTGTGTCTCGCAAGTGCGCCAAACGAGGGGACAGCATATGGGGCGCGTGGTTCTTCTTCAACTTCTACTTCAAGCCCGTGCTTGCCGAGAAATCAAAGGGCAAGGTCGTCCGTGACGCAAATGGAGTCTCAGGATTCGACAAGTCCGACCTGCGGCTTGATGTGTTCCTTGTCCAGCATGACATGGAGAACATGTACATGTGGGCCTTCAAGGAGCGCCCGGAGAACGTGCTGGGGAAGATGCAGCTGCGGAGCTACATGAATGGGCACTCACGCCTAGGGGAGCCCCAGTTCCCTTTCAGTGTTGATAAGGGTTTTGTGCGTTCTCATCGGATGCAGAGGAAGCAATACAGGGGTCTGTCAAATCCACAGTGCGTCCATGGGATCGAAATTGTGAGGTTGCCGAACCTCTCTATGGTCTCAGAGGCCGATCGCAAGAAGTGGATGGAGCTCACTGGCAGAGACCAGAATTTCTTGATCCCACCTGAAGCCAGTGATTTTGAATCATGGAGGAATCTTCCAAGCACAGATTTTGAGCTGGAGAGACCTCCACCTCCTTCGAAGAGCGCATCACATCCCAGTTCAAGGAAATTGCCAAATGGGTCAGGTCTCAATCTGTCAACACAACCATCAAACCATGCAGGTGGAGATTGCATGGACCTTTCGCCCGTGTGCAGCAAACGCAGAAAGGATTTCTTTGCCCATGCGGTGAATGAGGATGGTTGTATGTCTGGCACTCCATATTTGGACAGACCTCAAGATATTGAAGTTCATCCAGCTGAACCATCATGGGTAAATGAGTTTACTGGTGTAATGAGGCATGCTTGTGGGCCAGTGACTGCTGCAAAGACAATATATGAGGATAAAGACGGATACTTGATCATGGTTAGCTTGCCTTTTTCTGATCAACAGCGGGTGAAGGTATCCTGGAAAAACAATCTCACACATGGGATAGTGAAGATATCATGTGTCAGTACTGCACGGATGCCTTACATAAAGCGACATGATAGAACATTCAAGCTGACTGATCGTTCTCCGGAGCATTGTCCTCCAGGGGAATTTGTGAGAGAAATACCACTAGCTACACGGATTCCCGAAGATGCTAAGCTGGAAGCTTACTATGACGAATCTGGAACTGTTTTGGAGATAATGGTCCCTAAACATAGCGTTGGACCCGAAGAACACGAGGTTCGTGTTTGTATGCGCCCTCCTCATCTCGGTGCTAATGAACTTTTGTTGACTTGA